A DNA window from Carassius gibelio isolate Cgi1373 ecotype wild population from Czech Republic chromosome A8, carGib1.2-hapl.c, whole genome shotgun sequence contains the following coding sequences:
- the LOC128018110 gene encoding protein FAM107B-like: MRSAAAQTLPTRPSEQELKHALSNSLAGHNHVSSSSRAAQSRAKTTDTSDPSSVHHHGDSRENADKCDIAEGAWNLNNPVKASRSHQELHKELLLAHKKGLVVCCKPELQMVLERRKREQSQREEGEQSRSPLEQVLQERQHKHQEKMKEEEQRMHEEVQLLEFVRVRQNLRKVHTALQKNLHS; this comes from the exons ATGAGATCGGCCGCTGCACAAACACTCCCGACTAGACCGTCCGAACAAGAGCTCAAACATGCCTTATCCAACAGCCTCGCAGGACACAACCACGTCTCCAGCTCCAGCAGAGCAGCACAGTCCAGAGCGAAGACCACAGACACATCTGATCCTAGTTCTGTGCATCATCATGGCGATAGTCGAG AAAATGCAGATAAATGTGATATTGCCGAGGGCGCCTGGAATCTGAACAACCCGGTGAAGGCCTCGAGGAGCCATCAGGAGCTTCACAAAGAGCTGTTACTGGCCCACAAAAA GGGGCTGGTGGTGTGCTGTAAGCCGGAGCTTCAGATGGTCCtggagaggaggaagagagagCAGAGTCAGAGAGAGGAGGGAGAGCAGAGCAGGAGTCCTCTGGAGCAGGTGCTGCAGGAACGCCAGCACAAACACCAGGAGAAGATG AAGGAAGAGGAGCAGAGGATGCACGAGGAGGTGCAGCTCTTGGAGTTTGTCCGAGTGAGACAGAACCTGAGGAAAGTCCACACAGCTCTACAGAAGAACCTTCACTCCTGA